The following proteins come from a genomic window of Caloenas nicobarica isolate bCalNic1 chromosome 6, bCalNic1.hap1, whole genome shotgun sequence:
- the LOC135990516 gene encoding interferon lambda-3-like, with protein MLCLSFTSLLVLVLGVSLGAAFPQGALRKSCSLSKYKFITRHEMKAARKMTEHFENIKLLSDRKCNTRLFHRKWKIAELSVPDRVMLVEAELDLTIAMLELPTVPSFDETRQRPLAFLTQVREDLRHCMATEATSHQPSGRLRHWLQNLQTAKKTETTGCLEASAILNVFQVLEDLRCTARREQCT; from the exons ggtgctgggggtcAGCCTCGGGGCCGCCTTCCCCCAGGGTGCCCTgaggaagagctgcagcttGTCCAAGTACAAGTTCATCACACGCCATGAGATGAAGGCTGCACGGAAGATGACGGAGCATTTT GAGAACATCAAGCTGCTGTCGGACCGCAAATGCAACACTCGGCTCTTCCATCGGAAATGGAAAATAGCGGAGCTGTCG GTGCCCGACAGAGTGATGCTGGTGGAAGCTGAGCTGGACCTCACCATCGCCATGCTGGAGCTCCCCACCGTCCCCAGCTTCGATGAGACACGCCAGCGGCCCCTGGCCTTCCTCACCCAAGTCCGGGAGGACCTGCGACACTGT ATGGCCACGGAGGCCACTTCACATCAGCCCTCGGGGAGACTGAGGCACTGGCTGCAGAATCTGCAGACAGCCAAGAAAACA GAGACCACTGGCTGCCTGGAGGCCTCTGCCATCCTCAACGTCTTCCAAGTGCTGGAGGACCTGCGGTGCACGGCCCGCCGGGAGCAATGCACTTAG